In Bactrocera oleae isolate idBacOlea1 chromosome 3, idBacOlea1, whole genome shotgun sequence, a genomic segment contains:
- the Tmtc2 gene encoding protein O-mannosyl-transferase Tmtc2 isoform X2, translated as MDYTSLGCCTLAFVLYLNTLNAGFVYDDRRAILSNTDVSGHTPWQSIFQHDYWGTPLTDAGSHGSYRPLCVLSFRFNFLLGGYTPWGFHLINNLMHCLATGLVVKLARYFLNSVWGVLATGAIFAAHPIHTEAVAGIVGRADLAACIFYLLTYLMYMRHIVWRERGEARQWWALILTVVLSLVALLFKETAITALLICAIFDSLRGLCGFRDKHRMRTLCILAVSLMCIVYWRLLVLPRPQTAFSTADNPIAKMPSMWTRFLTFLYLPVFNFSLLLSPRVLSFDWGMDAIPRITSLRDERNLLSFAFYSTLATLAFKSIKYLWRRRSERLAKEQRHAQQQQQQLRKSRSKKKYRISDITAAALESNSTYSLLDATSLSRAPYSAAANTTTTMQSLLQPEALPNSAHLPCTCHDCKQELSSAHHTATCRALNNNNNNNVQWLNANAFSDCCCHQLFQSSSGAPHLLAVALRKALMAVVPRSSRSSSRCSSSTTASNNSSGSNTSSSSNCSSASATQATDHQRARLTASPTALTPRAAQHTNNVCILLMALSFLTLPFIPATNLFFYVGFVVAERLLYLPSVGYCLLAGYGIAKLMERVRSPVARKRKVALILGLSLLLSVLGARTVQRNYDWYDEESLFRSAVQVNPPKALGNLGSVLSSQGRYEEAQEALVEAIKHRPNMADVHFNLGILYQNQQNHKAAVECFRKAIQFRPNLAVAFLNLGASLIALGRCREAAQILKEGTQLHGVGVRDRTAHDNARISAYLQLGALYAEQGKLQRALAVYREALHALPSTYYQRDVLYNRIGDVFGRLQQWNEAERYHYAALQLQPNQVAAHLSYGITLARNSSRAAEAEVWFKRALQLAPQQSSAHHYYAEFLTSQSRSEEAIFYRIRAAELAPDDYALVVAAATALRLSERKAEAESWYRKAVAMRPNDAHAHTNLGAILHLLGRTKHAAHSYQEALRLQPGDPTTLGNLAKLGVIEPK; from the exons ACGCGCCATATTGTCCAACACGGATGTCTCCGGTCATACGCCTTGGCAGAGTATATTCCAGCATGATTACTGGGGCACACCGCTCACCGATGCCGGCTCGCACGGCTCCTATCGACCACTGTGCGTGCTCAGTTTTCGTTTCAACTTTCTGCTGGGCGGCTATACACCTTGGGGCTTTCATCTCATCAATAACCTGATGCACTGTTTGGCCACAGGTTTGGTCGTGAAGTTGGCGCGTTACTTCCTAAACTCCGTTTGGGGTGTTCTGGCGACGGGCGCCATCTTTGCGGCGCATCCCATACACACTGAGGCTGTGGCGGGTATTGTGGGACGCGCTGACCTAGCAGCCTGCATCTTTTACCTGCTGACGTATCTAATGTATATGCGACACATAGTGTGGCGTGAACGTGGCGAGGCGCGACAGTGGTGGGCGCTAATACTCACGGTGGTGCTGTCACTTGTAGCTTTACTTTTCAAGGAGACGGCGATTACGGCGCTGCTAATATGTGCCATATTCGACAGCTTACGTGGGCTATGCGGCTTTCGCGACAAA CATCGCATGCGCACGCTCTGCATACTGGCCGTGTCGCTTATGTGCATTGTCTATTGGCGTCTCCTGGTGCTTCCGCGTCCGCAAACTGCCTTCTCTACAGCTGACAATCCAATCGCGAAAATGCCTTCGATGTGGACACGTTTCCTGACCTTCCTCTACCTGCCCGTCTTCAATTTCAGTCTACTGCTAAGTCCGCGTGTGCTCAGCTTTGACTGGGGCATGGACGCCATACCGCGCATAACCTCACTACGTGATGAACGCAATCTACTTAGCTTTGCTTTTTACAGCACGCTGGCCACACTGGCTTTCAAAAGCATTAAATATTTGTGGCGGCGACGATCGGAGCGCCTCGCAAAAGAGCAGCGccatgcacaacaacaacagcaacaactgcgAAAATCACGTTCGAAAAAGAAGTATCGCATTTCGGACATAACGGCCGCGGCATTGGAATCAAATTCGACTTACAGCTTATTAGATGCAACATCGTTAAGCCGCGCGCCTTACAGCGCTGCTGCCAACACAACGACGACGATGCAGTCACTGTTACAGCCCGAGGCGTTGCCAAACTCAGCACACCTGCCGTGTACTTGCCACGATTGTAAACAGGAGCTTAGCTCTGCGCATCATACCGCTACGTGTCGTGcccttaataataataacaataacaatgtaCAGTGGCTGAATGCGAACGCTTTTAGCGATTGTTGTTGCCATCAGTTATTTCAGTCTTCCAGTGGCGCGCCACATCTGCTGGCGGTGGCGTTGCGTAAAGCGCTCATGGCGGTGGTGCCGCGCTCCTCGCGCAGCAGCAGTCGCTGCAGCAGCAGCACGACGGCCAGCAACAATAGCTCCGGCAGCAATACCTCCAGCAGTAGCAACTGCAGCAGTGCTTCAGCAACACAGGCGACAGATCATCAGCGCGCACGTCTAACAGCGTCACCCACTGCATTGACACCGCGCGCAGCGCAGCATACCAACAATGTGTGTATATTATTGATGGCTTTGTCATTCCTAACGCTGCCCTTTATACCCGCTACGAATTTATTCTTCTACGTCGGTTTCGTGGTTGCCGAACGCTTGCTTTACTTGCCCAGTGTCGGCTATTGCCTATTGGCTGGCTATGGTATTGCCAAGCTGATGGAGCGTGTACGCTCGCCGGTAGCGCGCAAACGAAAGGTGGCGCTCATACTGGGTCTCAGTCTGCTGTTGAGCGTGCTCGGTGCTCGCACGGTGCAGCGGAACTACGACTGGTACGACGAGGAGAGCCTGTTTCGTAGCGCGGTGCAAGTAAATCCTCCAAAAG CTCTCGGCAACTTAGGAAGTGTACTTAGCTCTCAAGGACGTTATGAGGAAGCGCAAGAAGCGCTGGTTGAGGCAATTAAGCATAGACCAAATATGGCGGACGTGCATTTCAATTT gggaattttatatcaaaatcaGCAAAATCATAAGGCTGCAGTGGAGTGCTTTCGAAAAGCGATACAATTTCGGCCAAATTTAGCAG TGGCATTCCTAAATTTGGGAGCATCACTTATCGCCTTGGGTAGATGTCGCGAGGCGGCACAAATCCTGAAGGAGGGCACCCAGCTGCACGGGGTCGGCGTACGTGATCGCACAGCACACGACAATGCACGCATCTCGGCCTACCTACAATTGGGCGCGCTCTATGCCGAACAGGGCAAGTTGCAGCGCGCGCTCGCCGTTTACCGCGAAGCGTTGCACGCGCTACCTTCGACGTACTATCAGCGCGACGTACTTTATAACCGCATCGGGGACGTTTTCGGGCGCTTGCAGCAATGGAACGAAGCGGAGCGTTATCACTATGCGGCGCTGCAGTTGCAACCCAATCAAGTGGCGGCGCATCTCTCGTACGGCATAACGCTGGCACGCAAT AGCAGCCGCGCCGCTGAGGCCGAAGTGTGGTTCAAGCGCGCTTTGCAGTTGGCGCCACAGCAATCGAGCGCGCATCACTATTACG CGGAGTTCCTCACCTCCCAATCACGCAGTGAAGAAGCGATCTTTTATCGCATACGCGCTGCCGAGCTCGCGCCCGACGACTATGCCTTGGTGGTTGCGGCCGCCACAGCGCTGCGCCTGTCCGAGCGCAAAGCGGAAGCGGAAAGCTGGTACCGCAAG GCGGTGGCGATGCGTCCCAACGACGCGCATGCGCACACCAATTTGGGCGCCATACTACATCTGCTGGGACGCACCAAACACGCGGCCCACAGTTACCAAGAAGCCTTACGCTTGCAGCCTGGCGACCCAACTACACTGGGCAATCTCGCCAAACTGGGCGTTATCGAACCCAAATGA
- the Tmtc2 gene encoding protein O-mannosyl-transferase Tmtc2 isoform X1, whose amino-acid sequence MSAKPKLWERWLYKSSMDYTSLGCCTLAFVLYLNTLNAGFVYDDRRAILSNTDVSGHTPWQSIFQHDYWGTPLTDAGSHGSYRPLCVLSFRFNFLLGGYTPWGFHLINNLMHCLATGLVVKLARYFLNSVWGVLATGAIFAAHPIHTEAVAGIVGRADLAACIFYLLTYLMYMRHIVWRERGEARQWWALILTVVLSLVALLFKETAITALLICAIFDSLRGLCGFRDKHRMRTLCILAVSLMCIVYWRLLVLPRPQTAFSTADNPIAKMPSMWTRFLTFLYLPVFNFSLLLSPRVLSFDWGMDAIPRITSLRDERNLLSFAFYSTLATLAFKSIKYLWRRRSERLAKEQRHAQQQQQQLRKSRSKKKYRISDITAAALESNSTYSLLDATSLSRAPYSAAANTTTTMQSLLQPEALPNSAHLPCTCHDCKQELSSAHHTATCRALNNNNNNNVQWLNANAFSDCCCHQLFQSSSGAPHLLAVALRKALMAVVPRSSRSSSRCSSSTTASNNSSGSNTSSSSNCSSASATQATDHQRARLTASPTALTPRAAQHTNNVCILLMALSFLTLPFIPATNLFFYVGFVVAERLLYLPSVGYCLLAGYGIAKLMERVRSPVARKRKVALILGLSLLLSVLGARTVQRNYDWYDEESLFRSAVQVNPPKALGNLGSVLSSQGRYEEAQEALVEAIKHRPNMADVHFNLGILYQNQQNHKAAVECFRKAIQFRPNLAVAFLNLGASLIALGRCREAAQILKEGTQLHGVGVRDRTAHDNARISAYLQLGALYAEQGKLQRALAVYREALHALPSTYYQRDVLYNRIGDVFGRLQQWNEAERYHYAALQLQPNQVAAHLSYGITLARNSSRAAEAEVWFKRALQLAPQQSSAHHYYAEFLTSQSRSEEAIFYRIRAAELAPDDYALVVAAATALRLSERKAEAESWYRKAVAMRPNDAHAHTNLGAILHLLGRTKHAAHSYQEALRLQPGDPTTLGNLAKLGVIEPK is encoded by the exons ACGCGCCATATTGTCCAACACGGATGTCTCCGGTCATACGCCTTGGCAGAGTATATTCCAGCATGATTACTGGGGCACACCGCTCACCGATGCCGGCTCGCACGGCTCCTATCGACCACTGTGCGTGCTCAGTTTTCGTTTCAACTTTCTGCTGGGCGGCTATACACCTTGGGGCTTTCATCTCATCAATAACCTGATGCACTGTTTGGCCACAGGTTTGGTCGTGAAGTTGGCGCGTTACTTCCTAAACTCCGTTTGGGGTGTTCTGGCGACGGGCGCCATCTTTGCGGCGCATCCCATACACACTGAGGCTGTGGCGGGTATTGTGGGACGCGCTGACCTAGCAGCCTGCATCTTTTACCTGCTGACGTATCTAATGTATATGCGACACATAGTGTGGCGTGAACGTGGCGAGGCGCGACAGTGGTGGGCGCTAATACTCACGGTGGTGCTGTCACTTGTAGCTTTACTTTTCAAGGAGACGGCGATTACGGCGCTGCTAATATGTGCCATATTCGACAGCTTACGTGGGCTATGCGGCTTTCGCGACAAA CATCGCATGCGCACGCTCTGCATACTGGCCGTGTCGCTTATGTGCATTGTCTATTGGCGTCTCCTGGTGCTTCCGCGTCCGCAAACTGCCTTCTCTACAGCTGACAATCCAATCGCGAAAATGCCTTCGATGTGGACACGTTTCCTGACCTTCCTCTACCTGCCCGTCTTCAATTTCAGTCTACTGCTAAGTCCGCGTGTGCTCAGCTTTGACTGGGGCATGGACGCCATACCGCGCATAACCTCACTACGTGATGAACGCAATCTACTTAGCTTTGCTTTTTACAGCACGCTGGCCACACTGGCTTTCAAAAGCATTAAATATTTGTGGCGGCGACGATCGGAGCGCCTCGCAAAAGAGCAGCGccatgcacaacaacaacagcaacaactgcgAAAATCACGTTCGAAAAAGAAGTATCGCATTTCGGACATAACGGCCGCGGCATTGGAATCAAATTCGACTTACAGCTTATTAGATGCAACATCGTTAAGCCGCGCGCCTTACAGCGCTGCTGCCAACACAACGACGACGATGCAGTCACTGTTACAGCCCGAGGCGTTGCCAAACTCAGCACACCTGCCGTGTACTTGCCACGATTGTAAACAGGAGCTTAGCTCTGCGCATCATACCGCTACGTGTCGTGcccttaataataataacaataacaatgtaCAGTGGCTGAATGCGAACGCTTTTAGCGATTGTTGTTGCCATCAGTTATTTCAGTCTTCCAGTGGCGCGCCACATCTGCTGGCGGTGGCGTTGCGTAAAGCGCTCATGGCGGTGGTGCCGCGCTCCTCGCGCAGCAGCAGTCGCTGCAGCAGCAGCACGACGGCCAGCAACAATAGCTCCGGCAGCAATACCTCCAGCAGTAGCAACTGCAGCAGTGCTTCAGCAACACAGGCGACAGATCATCAGCGCGCACGTCTAACAGCGTCACCCACTGCATTGACACCGCGCGCAGCGCAGCATACCAACAATGTGTGTATATTATTGATGGCTTTGTCATTCCTAACGCTGCCCTTTATACCCGCTACGAATTTATTCTTCTACGTCGGTTTCGTGGTTGCCGAACGCTTGCTTTACTTGCCCAGTGTCGGCTATTGCCTATTGGCTGGCTATGGTATTGCCAAGCTGATGGAGCGTGTACGCTCGCCGGTAGCGCGCAAACGAAAGGTGGCGCTCATACTGGGTCTCAGTCTGCTGTTGAGCGTGCTCGGTGCTCGCACGGTGCAGCGGAACTACGACTGGTACGACGAGGAGAGCCTGTTTCGTAGCGCGGTGCAAGTAAATCCTCCAAAAG CTCTCGGCAACTTAGGAAGTGTACTTAGCTCTCAAGGACGTTATGAGGAAGCGCAAGAAGCGCTGGTTGAGGCAATTAAGCATAGACCAAATATGGCGGACGTGCATTTCAATTT gggaattttatatcaaaatcaGCAAAATCATAAGGCTGCAGTGGAGTGCTTTCGAAAAGCGATACAATTTCGGCCAAATTTAGCAG TGGCATTCCTAAATTTGGGAGCATCACTTATCGCCTTGGGTAGATGTCGCGAGGCGGCACAAATCCTGAAGGAGGGCACCCAGCTGCACGGGGTCGGCGTACGTGATCGCACAGCACACGACAATGCACGCATCTCGGCCTACCTACAATTGGGCGCGCTCTATGCCGAACAGGGCAAGTTGCAGCGCGCGCTCGCCGTTTACCGCGAAGCGTTGCACGCGCTACCTTCGACGTACTATCAGCGCGACGTACTTTATAACCGCATCGGGGACGTTTTCGGGCGCTTGCAGCAATGGAACGAAGCGGAGCGTTATCACTATGCGGCGCTGCAGTTGCAACCCAATCAAGTGGCGGCGCATCTCTCGTACGGCATAACGCTGGCACGCAAT AGCAGCCGCGCCGCTGAGGCCGAAGTGTGGTTCAAGCGCGCTTTGCAGTTGGCGCCACAGCAATCGAGCGCGCATCACTATTACG CGGAGTTCCTCACCTCCCAATCACGCAGTGAAGAAGCGATCTTTTATCGCATACGCGCTGCCGAGCTCGCGCCCGACGACTATGCCTTGGTGGTTGCGGCCGCCACAGCGCTGCGCCTGTCCGAGCGCAAAGCGGAAGCGGAAAGCTGGTACCGCAAG GCGGTGGCGATGCGTCCCAACGACGCGCATGCGCACACCAATTTGGGCGCCATACTACATCTGCTGGGACGCACCAAACACGCGGCCCACAGTTACCAAGAAGCCTTACGCTTGCAGCCTGGCGACCCAACTACACTGGGCAATCTCGCCAAACTGGGCGTTATCGAACCCAAATGA